In the Mycolicibacter minnesotensis genome, GCGGCATCCATCGCCGACGACCCATCGCAGCTCCAGGAACTGCTGACTCCGTTGGTCGAGGCAGGGGTGGATGCGCTGCATCCGTCCACGCGCAGACACTACGTTCCCGGATTCCCCGACCATGACCGTGATTTGAGCCTCGCCGGGTGGACCAAGAAAGTCACCGGAAAGCCGGTCATCGCAGTGGGATCGGTGGGACTGGAGACGCAGTTCCGTAGTGAGAAGCGGGGTCAGGTGATTGCGCCCGCTCCCATCGACCGCGTTGTGGAGCAGTTCGAGGCCGGCGAATTCGATGTCATCGCGATCGGGCGTGCGCTGCTGGCCGACCCGAACTGGGTGAATCGCCTCCGCGACGGCTCCCTGGACGGGTTCTCCGGCTACGACGCGGCGGCCGCACTGTCCAAACTGGCCTGATGCCGACTCACTAGGCTGGTCGGCATGGCTCGTCGTCGCAGTTCCCCGCGCCGGCAACAGCCGTCAGGGCCGTTGCCGCTGCACCAACGCGTGGAGGCCGGCCCTGACGGCTACGACTACATCGTCGTGCCGATAGCGGGCTCGCGGGCCCGCAAGGTCTATCGATGCCCGGGTTGCGATCACGAGATCCGTTGCGGAATAGCCCATGTGGTGGTGTGGCTGGCTGGCTTCGGCGGTTCAGCCAGGTTTGACGCAGGAGAGGCGAAGCCGGGACCGCGGCATGGGCACGGTGACGATGCCGGTGATGACCGGCGGCACTGGCACACGCCGTGTTGGGCTAACCGGAATAACCGGAGTCCCACACGGAAATGGTCCTAAGTAGCCCCGACCACGAAGTGGTCCTAGTGGCTCAGTGCGCTTCGGCGTTCGCGGCCGGTTCGACCAACTCGACCAGCACGCCGCCGGCGTCCTTGGGGTGAATGAAGTTGATCCGCGAGTTCGACGTACCCCGCCGCGGCGCTTCGTAGAGCAGCCGGACGCCCTGCTCACGCAGGCGCTCGGAGAGCGTGTCGATGTCGCTGGTGCGGTAGGCGAGCTGCTGCAGGCCGGGACCGCGCTTGTCCAGGAACTTGGCGATCGTCGACGACTCGTTGATCGGAGCCATCAGCTGAATCTGGGCGCTGCCGACCGGGGCGCCGCGTACCGCCAGCATCGCTTCCACGATGCCCTGCTCCTCGTTGACCTCTTCGTGCAGCACGATCATTCCGAGCTGGTCGTGGTACCACTTTTTGGCCACTTCCAGGTCTGGGACCGCGATACCGACATGATCGACGGCCGTGACCAAGGCGGAAG is a window encoding:
- the mce gene encoding methylmalonyl-CoA epimerase → MTTESVADSLETRPALASALVTAVDHVGIAVPDLEVAKKWYHDQLGMIVLHEEVNEEQGIVEAMLAVRGAPVGSAQIQLMAPINESSTIAKFLDKRGPGLQQLAYRTSDIDTLSERLREQGVRLLYEAPRRGTSNSRINFIHPKDAGGVLVELVEPAANAEAH